The Exiguobacterium aurantiacum DSM 6208 genome includes a window with the following:
- a CDS encoding flavodoxin family protein, with translation MHILIIYDSMYGHTEKVAHAIKDGFSELHHVRAEQVGHIGYGDLANLDLLIVGSPTHGGRETEDVKTFLDGLSDHALRGMRAAAFDTSMAEDDQGFFVGKIVKWFGHASTRIERELLEKGAEPVLKESFLVLGKEGPLKDGELERAREWAMDLFKN, from the coding sequence ATGCACATTCTCATCATCTATGACTCGATGTACGGTCACACGGAAAAAGTTGCCCACGCCATTAAGGACGGGTTCAGCGAGTTGCACCATGTCCGGGCCGAACAAGTCGGCCATATCGGCTACGGGGATTTGGCCAACCTCGATTTGCTCATCGTCGGTTCGCCGACGCACGGCGGCCGCGAGACAGAAGACGTGAAGACATTTTTAGACGGCTTATCCGACCATGCGTTGCGTGGAATGCGGGCCGCTGCGTTCGATACGAGCATGGCGGAAGACGACCAAGGCTTCTTCGTCGGAAAAATCGTGAAATGGTTCGGACACGCTTCGACACGGATTGAGCGGGAATTGCTCGAGAAAGGGGCGGAACCTGTGCTCAAAGAATCGTTCCTCGTCCTCGGTAAAGAAGGACCGCTCAAAGACGGAGAGCTCGAACGGGCACGTGAGTGGGCGATGGATCTATTCAAAAATTGA
- a CDS encoding M14 family metallopeptidase: protein MTHTIGDGTIDVIIGEPPGSREAMLLMTIGEHGIEGYAGAAVTHQFVEEQLKHVRHESTGVCFIHAVNPWGMKHFRRVNEHNVDLNRNYVIDRESLPRNVNKEYEVMRHMFVPDGVIDDYHEAREHIYSFLGSGIKLDGLDAMTAAKGMGQYQFPKGVYYGGEADEPSAIFIKEVQYDLLDRYDRIVHMDWHTALGPTNEVTMVVSERDGRDAETLKQTYGLKNAKTFDPSDVLGDSTNHFYYVRDTQFPDKQLVSALFEFGTFGTSTKASIREFLTIILENRLYFEGTKDPTARNEIQKEFMAMFYPDDAQWRESVLREGATTIEHVLKAESLWRES, encoded by the coding sequence ATGACGCACACGATCGGGGACGGGACGATTGACGTCATCATCGGGGAACCGCCGGGATCGCGTGAGGCGATGCTGCTCATGACGATCGGCGAGCACGGCATCGAAGGATATGCCGGGGCGGCCGTGACACATCAATTCGTCGAGGAACAATTGAAACACGTCCGTCACGAGTCGACGGGCGTCTGCTTCATTCACGCCGTCAATCCATGGGGGATGAAACATTTCCGCCGCGTCAACGAGCACAACGTCGACTTGAACCGGAACTACGTCATCGACCGGGAGTCGCTGCCGCGAAACGTCAACAAGGAGTATGAAGTGATGCGGCATATGTTCGTGCCGGACGGGGTGATCGACGATTATCATGAGGCACGAGAACACATCTACTCATTCCTCGGCTCCGGCATCAAGCTCGACGGGTTAGATGCGATGACCGCAGCGAAAGGGATGGGGCAATACCAGTTCCCGAAAGGTGTCTATTACGGCGGGGAGGCGGATGAGCCGTCGGCGATTTTCATAAAAGAGGTTCAATACGACTTGCTCGACCGTTACGACCGAATCGTGCACATGGACTGGCACACCGCCCTCGGACCGACGAACGAAGTGACGATGGTCGTCAGTGAGCGGGATGGGCGCGATGCGGAGACGCTTAAACAGACGTACGGCCTGAAAAACGCCAAGACGTTCGACCCGAGCGATGTGCTCGGCGACTCGACGAACCACTTCTATTACGTACGAGACACGCAGTTCCCGGACAAGCAGCTCGTCTCGGCGTTGTTCGAGTTCGGGACGTTCGGGACGTCGACGAAGGCGTCGATTCGTGAATTTTTGACGATCATCTTGGAGAATCGACTGTATTTCGAAGGGACGAAAGACCCGACGGCACGGAACGAGATTCAAAAAGAGTTCATGGCGATGTTTTATCCGGACGATGCCCAGTGGCGCGAGTCGGTGCTCCGGGAAGGGGCGACGACCATCGAGCACGTCTTGAAGGCCGAATCGCTCTGGCGCGAGAGTTGA
- a CDS encoding alpha/beta fold hydrolase, which produces MGNYITAHDGTNIYVDDVGTGDAVVFLHGWPANNNMFEYQKNALLDAGYRYVGIDYRGYGKSDTPATGYDYATMASDVHMVVNGLGVRDFTLVGFSMGGAIAIRYAVDYPDDGLKKLVLAGAAAPVFTQRPDYPYGMTKEEVDALIEDTMKDRPKMLEGFGEIFFEKEHSKPMQNWFHHLSLIASSHGTIASAKALRDEDLRDDLLKVSVETLIIHGVHDKICPFEFALEMEKGIPNARLERFEESGHGTVLDEMDKFNQTLLGFI; this is translated from the coding sequence ATGGGGAACTATATTACGGCACACGACGGGACGAACATTTACGTCGACGACGTCGGCACGGGAGACGCGGTCGTCTTCTTGCACGGTTGGCCGGCGAACAACAATATGTTCGAGTATCAGAAGAATGCGTTGCTTGACGCCGGTTACCGCTATGTCGGCATCGACTATCGCGGCTATGGGAAGTCGGATACACCAGCGACAGGATATGACTATGCGACGATGGCGTCCGACGTCCATATGGTCGTCAACGGGCTCGGCGTGAGAGACTTCACGCTCGTCGGTTTCTCGATGGGCGGGGCGATCGCCATCCGTTACGCCGTCGACTATCCGGACGACGGGTTGAAAAAGCTCGTTCTCGCGGGTGCTGCGGCCCCGGTGTTTACACAACGGCCGGACTATCCGTACGGGATGACGAAAGAAGAAGTCGACGCCTTGATCGAAGATACGATGAAAGACCGTCCGAAGATGCTCGAAGGGTTCGGGGAGATCTTCTTTGAAAAAGAACACTCGAAGCCGATGCAAAACTGGTTCCATCACTTGTCACTCATCGCCTCGAGCCATGGGACGATCGCCTCGGCGAAAGCGCTCCGTGATGAAGATTTGCGGGACGACCTTTTGAAAGTGTCGGTCGAGACGCTCATCATTCACGGCGTTCACGACAAAATCTGTCCGTTCGAGTTCGCCCTGGAGATGGAAAAAGGGATCCCGAACGCACGTCTCGAGCGGTTCGAGGAGAGTGGGCACGGTACCGTTCTCGACGAGATGGACAAGTTCAATCAAACGCTACTCGGATTCATTTGA
- a CDS encoding CBS domain-containing protein, with protein sequence MNIAFFLYPKEDVKYLDPESTVRQALEKMKHHRFTSVPLVSENGFYAGTMTEGDLLWALAEQLRGEEDYEKVLRTRLKDIKQRVRYKPVAITAQIEELVDAITDQNFVPVVDDGKYFIGIIRRRDIIEYYSTKLKQLESKVN encoded by the coding sequence ATGAATATCGCTTTCTTTTTATATCCGAAAGAAGACGTCAAATATTTAGACCCGGAGTCGACGGTGCGTCAAGCACTCGAGAAGATGAAGCATCACCGCTTCACCTCGGTGCCGCTCGTATCCGAGAACGGTTTTTATGCCGGGACGATGACAGAAGGGGACTTACTCTGGGCACTCGCCGAGCAACTTCGCGGGGAAGAAGACTACGAAAAAGTGCTCCGGACACGATTGAAAGACATCAAGCAGCGCGTACGCTATAAACCGGTCGCGATCACGGCGCAAATCGAGGAGCTCGTCGATGCGATCACCGATCAAAACTTCGTGCCGGTCGTTGATGACGGCAAGTATTTCATCGGCATCATCCGGCGCCGCGACATCATCGAGTATTACTCGACGAAGTTAAAGCAGCTTGAGAGTAAAGTGAATTGA
- a CDS encoding cupin domain-containing protein has protein sequence MEVKTYRFEDDGSIPNNPYFPVLLYKEAFTETDAIQSTFENNGWGNSWVNGVFDYHHYHSNTHEVLGVKSGRATVQLGGATGDLVSLQTGDVLILPAGTGHRRLEASDDFAIVGAYPDGRDYDTLTGSPEERPDNVNRIEAIDKPETDPVFGTTGPLHTEWNKEETT, from the coding sequence ATGGAAGTGAAAACATATCGATTTGAAGATGACGGTTCAATCCCGAACAACCCGTATTTCCCGGTGTTGTTATATAAAGAGGCGTTCACGGAGACCGATGCCATCCAGTCGACGTTCGAGAACAACGGCTGGGGCAACAGCTGGGTGAACGGCGTCTTCGATTATCATCACTATCACAGCAACACGCATGAAGTGCTCGGCGTGAAGTCGGGACGAGCCACGGTCCAACTCGGCGGGGCGACAGGGGACCTCGTGTCGCTACAGACCGGGGACGTCTTGATTTTGCCGGCCGGCACCGGACACCGACGGCTCGAGGCGAGCGACGACTTCGCCATCGTCGGGGCGTACCCGGACGGACGCGATTACGACACACTGACGGGGAGCCCGGAAGAACGGCCGGACAACGTGAATCGAATTGAAGCGATCGACAAACCAGAGACCGACCCCGTGTTCGGGACGACCGGTCCGTTGCATACCGAATGGAACAAGGAGGAAACGACATGA
- a CDS encoding aldo/keto reductase, with translation MNRIPHSLILATLKQQVVELPDGREVRTLGQGTWRMGDDDSKRTAEIEALQTGLDCGLHVIDTAEMYGEGKAESLVGEAIQDRRDDVFLVSKVYPHNSGGDKLVQACDATLERLGTDYLDLYLLHWRGDIPLEETVDGLEQLKADGKIRAWGVSNFDVDDMKELLALPNGKHCAVNQVLYHLGSRGIEHDLLPFLTEQRIPVMAYSPLAEGSDVKEKIFNDETVNRIAEAYSATPAQILLAWTTRSGNVIAIPKAGQAAHVEENGAAMLLNLSEDDFQALDEAFPPPSGKEPLDVI, from the coding sequence ATGAACCGCATTCCACATTCATTGATTTTAGCGACATTGAAACAACAAGTGGTCGAGTTGCCGGACGGGCGTGAGGTGCGTACGCTCGGACAAGGCACGTGGCGGATGGGCGACGACGACTCAAAACGAACAGCTGAGATCGAGGCGCTCCAGACGGGGCTCGATTGCGGGTTGCACGTCATCGACACGGCCGAGATGTACGGGGAAGGGAAAGCCGAGTCACTCGTCGGGGAAGCGATTCAAGACCGGCGCGACGACGTCTTCCTCGTCTCGAAAGTGTATCCGCATAACTCCGGCGGCGACAAGCTCGTCCAGGCGTGTGACGCCACGCTCGAACGGCTCGGGACGGACTACCTCGACCTTTACTTGCTCCACTGGCGCGGCGACATCCCGCTCGAGGAGACGGTCGACGGACTCGAGCAGCTGAAAGCGGACGGGAAGATCCGGGCGTGGGGCGTCTCGAACTTTGACGTCGACGACATGAAAGAACTGCTCGCCTTGCCGAACGGGAAACACTGTGCCGTCAACCAAGTGCTGTACCACCTCGGCAGCCGCGGCATCGAGCACGACTTGTTGCCGTTCCTGACAGAGCAGCGCATCCCGGTCATGGCGTACTCGCCGCTCGCCGAAGGCAGCGACGTGAAAGAGAAAATCTTCAATGACGAGACAGTGAACCGGATTGCCGAGGCGTATAGCGCGACACCGGCTCAAATCTTGCTCGCCTGGACGACGCGGAGCGGCAACGTCATCGCCATCCCGAAAGCAGGGCAGGCGGCGCACGTCGAAGAGAACGGCGCGGCGATGCTCCTCAACTTGAGCGAGGACGACTTTCAGGCACTCGACGAAGCATTCCCACCGCCGAGCGGGAAAGAGCCGCTCGATGTGATCTGA
- a CDS encoding M3 family oligoendopeptidase — protein sequence MTTFTKLSYERPDLDALNSRLSDYSVELQQASTLEEANELIRQINQERNDFETQSQLVAIRHSVDTRDAFYEAEQTFFDDALPVYEKEVQAYYRVLTEHDLRSALEKEWGTQLFELAERALVTFDESLIPKLQEENRLATSYQKVMSAAQIEFDGKTLNLSQFGPYLQSPDRSVRKAASEARYTYLADNGDELDRIYGELVRVRTEIAHVLGFPSFVELGYARMQRVGYDESMVANFRKQVRDVIVPLASSLKQKQAKRIDVDTLTYYDESFVFPDGNATPKGDESFIIEGGNTMYRELSSETDEFFQYMQERGALDLTAKPGKSGGGYCTYLPSEGLPFIFSNFNGTAGDIDVLTHEVGHAFQVYESRHLTTPEYAFPTYEACEIHSMSMEFFCWPWMELFFGDQVDKYKFNHLAGSVTFLPYGVLVDEFQHVIYRNPDMTAAERRQAWRDLEKVYLPHRDYEENAYLESGAWWHQQGHIFQSPFYYIDYTLAQVCAFQFWVRMHEDRESAWNDYLTLCQAGGSRSFLELVDLAGLKSPFEDGVLKETLDQIEDYLLKHPLAN from the coding sequence ATGACGACTTTCACAAAATTGTCATATGAACGGCCCGACTTGGACGCTTTAAACAGCCGATTGTCGGACTATTCAGTCGAATTACAACAAGCGAGCACGCTCGAAGAAGCGAACGAACTCATTCGCCAAATCAATCAAGAACGGAACGATTTCGAGACGCAAAGCCAGCTCGTCGCGATCCGCCATTCGGTCGACACGCGCGATGCGTTTTACGAGGCCGAGCAAACGTTCTTCGATGACGCGCTGCCGGTGTACGAGAAAGAAGTGCAGGCGTATTACCGCGTCTTGACGGAGCACGATCTTCGGAGCGCCCTCGAGAAGGAATGGGGCACCCAACTGTTCGAACTCGCCGAACGGGCACTCGTGACGTTCGACGAGTCACTCATCCCGAAACTGCAAGAAGAGAACCGTCTGGCGACGAGCTATCAAAAAGTGATGTCGGCCGCACAGATCGAGTTCGACGGCAAGACGCTCAACTTGTCCCAGTTCGGACCGTATCTCCAGTCCCCTGACCGCTCGGTACGAAAAGCGGCGTCCGAGGCGCGTTATACATACCTCGCCGACAACGGTGACGAACTCGACCGCATTTACGGCGAACTCGTCCGCGTCCGCACCGAAATCGCCCACGTCCTCGGCTTCCCGTCGTTCGTCGAACTCGGCTACGCCCGGATGCAGCGCGTCGGCTATGACGAGTCGATGGTCGCCAACTTCCGCAAACAAGTGCGTGACGTCATCGTCCCGCTCGCCTCGAGCTTGAAACAGAAACAAGCGAAGCGCATCGACGTCGACACGCTCACGTATTACGACGAGTCGTTCGTCTTCCCGGACGGCAACGCGACGCCTAAAGGCGACGAATCGTTCATCATCGAAGGCGGCAACACGATGTATCGTGAGCTCTCGAGCGAGACGGACGAGTTCTTCCAATACATGCAAGAGCGCGGCGCCCTCGACTTGACGGCGAAACCGGGCAAATCGGGCGGCGGCTACTGCACGTACTTGCCGTCGGAAGGACTGCCGTTCATCTTCTCGAACTTCAACGGCACGGCCGGGGACATCGACGTCTTGACGCACGAGGTCGGCCACGCCTTCCAAGTGTATGAGAGCCGTCATTTGACGACGCCGGAATACGCGTTCCCGACGTACGAGGCGTGTGAGATCCATTCGATGTCGATGGAGTTCTTCTGTTGGCCGTGGATGGAGCTGTTCTTCGGCGACCAAGTCGACAAGTACAAGTTCAACCACCTCGCCGGCAGCGTCACGTTCTTACCGTATGGCGTCCTCGTCGACGAATTCCAGCACGTCATCTATCGGAATCCGGACATGACGGCCGCTGAGCGTCGTCAAGCGTGGCGTGACCTCGAGAAGGTGTACCTCCCGCACCGTGACTATGAGGAGAACGCATACCTCGAGTCGGGCGCATGGTGGCACCAACAAGGACACATCTTCCAAAGCCCGTTCTACTACATCGACTACACGCTCGCCCAAGTGTGCGCGTTCCAGTTCTGGGTGCGCATGCATGAGGACCGCGAGTCGGCGTGGAACGATTACCTCACGCTCTGCCAGGCCGGCGGCAGCCGCTCGTTCCTCGAGCTCGTCGACCTCGCCGGGCTGAAGTCGCCTTTCGAGGACGGCGTGTTGAAAGAGACGCTCGACCAGATTGAAGACTATCTATTGAAGCATCCGCTCGCGAACTGA
- a CDS encoding PTS sugar transporter subunit IIA encodes MGFFKKLFGGKEEQLNAVSPLTGKVIDITNVPDQVFSQKMMGDGIAVEPTDGKVVSPVNGTIATVFPTKHAIGINADNGAEYLIHIGLDTVNLKGEGFETHVTEGQAVKAGDTLVTFDLDFIKANAPSTITPVIITNHDSFAVNKLVAEGDNVTAGSSEVVELTKK; translated from the coding sequence ATGGGATTCTTTAAAAAACTTTTTGGTGGTAAAGAAGAACAACTTAACGCGGTTTCACCGCTTACAGGGAAGGTCATCGACATCACGAACGTTCCTGACCAAGTGTTCTCACAAAAAATGATGGGTGACGGCATCGCCGTCGAGCCGACAGATGGTAAAGTCGTCTCACCAGTCAACGGGACAATCGCAACGGTGTTCCCGACGAAACACGCGATCGGCATCAACGCGGACAACGGTGCGGAGTACTTGATCCACATCGGTCTCGACACGGTCAACCTTAAGGGTGAAGGCTTCGAGACGCACGTGACTGAAGGTCAAGCGGTCAAAGCAGGCGACACGCTCGTCACGTTCGACCTCGACTTCATCAAAGCGAACGCGCCGTCGACGATCACACCGGTGATCATCACGAACCACGACAGCTTCGCTGTGAACAAACTCGTCGCAGAAGGCGACAACGTCACGGCTGGTTCTTCGGAAGTCGTTGAATTGACGAAGAAATAA
- a CDS encoding helix-turn-helix domain-containing protein, producing the protein MDGKNAPYRGYGDRIRILRERAGISIEALAERIGVAPYFVRRTELSEVYPTMPYIEALAEALKIDANYLARHIWTGESLKVLMKGKVPELEQMKLAYDEAMHGKSTEDMQHELEARMRIFDLMHEEELRRIFAEDEEPTSHHALEALVDAVLDLGRAQDTSHRIVPFARYVDRLVPEQFTDNSFQYAEFGLSDKSYKLQ; encoded by the coding sequence ATGGATGGAAAAAATGCACCGTACCGGGGTTACGGGGACCGGATCCGGATTTTGCGTGAGCGGGCCGGCATCTCGATTGAGGCACTCGCCGAGCGGATCGGTGTCGCCCCGTACTTCGTCCGCCGGACCGAACTGAGTGAAGTGTACCCGACGATGCCTTACATAGAGGCGCTCGCCGAGGCGCTCAAAATTGACGCGAACTACTTGGCGCGACACATTTGGACCGGGGAATCGTTAAAAGTGCTCATGAAAGGCAAGGTGCCTGAGCTCGAACAGATGAAACTCGCCTACGACGAGGCGATGCATGGGAAGTCGACCGAGGACATGCAGCACGAGCTCGAGGCGCGGATGCGCATCTTCGATTTGATGCACGAAGAAGAGTTGCGCCGCATCTTCGCGGAAGACGAAGAACCGACGAGCCATCACGCGCTCGAGGCGCTCGTCGACGCTGTGCTCGACCTTGGCCGGGCCCAGGACACGTCGCACCGAATCGTCCCGTTCGCCCGTTACGTCGACCGGCTCGTCCCGGAGCAGTTCACGGATAACTCGTTCCAGTACGCAGAGTTCGGGTTGAGCGATAAATCGTATAAGTTGCAGTGA
- a CDS encoding ABC transporter permease → MFHNFGPLYSFTLRSKLRSKAFLISTLLTILFIFGFTNIDRILSNFEDTDSAQAVLVTENAEVVAFIDGYSARVLSERPETEFTTLLQTALREVRNAELIETSNIDPAVVASLNEPVPIEESYLGRGGENSDELFSSFAFVYVMLMLLYVSIITYGSMISTEVTTEKSSRVMELIISTTHPVTHMLAKISAIGTLALFQIGIFLGFGYFSARSNEMAQSVIDNAGNARAVLYLLTFFALGYLLYAAMFAVLGSLVSRVEESQQMTMPVIMLLVAGFLAAMFGLNNPDAPLVTILSFVPFFTPMLMFLRVMLVDVPVWEVALSIGIMLGSIGVILWVGSKFYRGGVLFYGNNAMKQWRQILQNRQ, encoded by the coding sequence ATGTTTCATAACTTCGGACCACTCTATTCGTTCACGCTTCGCTCGAAACTGCGCTCGAAGGCGTTCCTTATCTCCACGTTGCTGACGATCTTGTTCATCTTCGGCTTCACGAACATCGATCGCATCTTGTCGAACTTTGAAGACACGGACAGCGCGCAGGCCGTCCTCGTCACCGAGAACGCCGAGGTCGTCGCGTTCATCGACGGCTACTCGGCCCGCGTCTTATCGGAACGCCCGGAGACGGAGTTCACGACGCTCTTGCAAACAGCGCTCCGCGAAGTGCGGAACGCCGAGTTGATCGAGACGTCAAACATCGATCCGGCCGTCGTCGCCTCGCTCAACGAACCGGTACCGATCGAAGAGTCGTACCTCGGCCGCGGCGGTGAGAACTCGGACGAGCTGTTCTCGTCGTTCGCCTTCGTCTACGTCATGCTCATGCTCTTGTACGTCTCGATCATCACGTACGGCTCGATGATCTCGACCGAAGTGACGACCGAGAAATCGTCGCGCGTCATGGAGTTGATCATCTCGACAACACATCCGGTGACGCACATGCTCGCCAAAATTTCAGCCATCGGGACGCTCGCACTGTTCCAAATCGGGATCTTCCTCGGGTTCGGCTACTTCAGCGCCCGCAGCAACGAGATGGCCCAGTCGGTCATCGACAATGCGGGGAACGCGCGCGCCGTCCTCTACTTGCTCACGTTCTTCGCGCTCGGATATTTGCTTTACGCAGCCATGTTCGCTGTCCTCGGCTCACTCGTCAGTCGCGTTGAAGAGTCGCAACAGATGACGATGCCGGTCATCATGCTCCTCGTCGCCGGGTTCCTCGCCGCCATGTTCGGTTTGAACAACCCGGACGCGCCGCTCGTGACAATCTTGTCGTTCGTCCCGTTCTTCACGCCGATGCTCATGTTCCTCCGCGTCATGCTCGTCGACGTGCCGGTGTGGGAAGTCGCCCTCTCAATCGGGATCATGCTCGGCTCAATCGGTGTGATTTTGTGGGTCGGCTCGAAGTTCTATCGCGGCGGTGTCTTGTTCTATGGCAACAACGCGATGAAACAATGGCGACAAATATTACAGAATCGTCAATAA
- a CDS encoding ABC transporter ATP-binding protein, giving the protein MTLHIDRVSKQFGDFTAVDDLSFHVPRGEMYGLLGANGAGKTTTFRMVLDILKPSDGNISWDGRAVDHRLVGYLPEERGLYPKSPVRDQLVFLASLKGMRSAEAKRAVKSWLERLEIPQYELMRVEQLSKGNQQKVQLVAALIHNPELLILDEPFSGLDPVNVEILKREVLALRDAGTTIVFSSHRMEHVEELCQHIGILKGGRAVVSGDVTTIKSRYEEPVLFLETNRIDVITALPLVRAVEPHKTGHLVRLASFDDSDAVLGALVQAGASIKTFMRQPVSLNDIFIKEVGQHVS; this is encoded by the coding sequence ATGACGTTACACATTGACCGCGTCTCAAAACAATTCGGCGACTTCACGGCCGTCGATGACTTAAGCTTTCACGTCCCTAGAGGAGAAATGTACGGTTTGCTCGGAGCGAACGGCGCCGGGAAGACGACGACGTTCCGGATGGTCCTCGACATCTTGAAACCGAGTGACGGGAACATCTCGTGGGATGGCCGCGCCGTCGACCACCGCCTCGTCGGCTATTTGCCGGAAGAACGCGGACTGTATCCGAAGTCGCCCGTCCGCGACCAACTCGTCTTTCTCGCAAGTTTAAAAGGCATGCGCTCGGCCGAGGCGAAACGGGCCGTCAAGTCGTGGCTCGAACGGCTCGAGATCCCGCAATATGAATTGATGCGCGTCGAACAGCTGTCTAAAGGGAACCAACAGAAAGTCCAACTCGTCGCAGCGCTCATCCACAACCCGGAACTGCTCATCTTAGACGAACCGTTCAGCGGCCTCGACCCGGTCAACGTCGAGATTTTGAAACGGGAAGTGCTCGCCCTTCGAGACGCCGGGACGACGATCGTCTTCTCGAGCCACCGGATGGAGCACGTCGAGGAGCTGTGCCAACACATCGGTATATTGAAAGGCGGCCGTGCCGTCGTCAGCGGCGACGTCACGACGATCAAATCACGGTATGAAGAGCCCGTCCTCTTCCTGGAGACGAATCGGATCGACGTCATCACGGCGCTGCCACTCGTCCGAGCGGTCGAACCGCATAAGACGGGCCACCTTGTCCGTCTCGCTTCGTTCGATGACAGTGACGCCGTGCTCGGTGCCCTCGTCCAAGCGGGTGCTTCCATCAAGACGTTCATGCGTCAACCCGTCTCATTGAATGACATCTTTATCAAGGAGGTCGGCCAACATGTTTCATAA
- a CDS encoding VOC family protein: MKLQSAGIHHISAMVKEPQRTIDFYGDVLGLRFVKQTVNFDDPGTYHLYFGDEEGTPGTAITFFPIPGLNQGSVGSGQVGVTAYLVPEGSLTFWESRLNAHGVGTVATERFGEPSLLFEDPDGLVVELVARSSSKRTKWVVPGITTDEAIIGFAGATLLSKQPEATVRLMTELFGFEKVGEDSEWVRLIGSADYGNVIDVKKTVLPNGVPGTGTVHHIAWRVTDGADYGTWQDAIFERGLRPTEVKERHYFRSVYFHDEGRILHELATDAPGFLVDETIESLGTALQLPDWFESKRDAITNTLPPITIPKGEIL; the protein is encoded by the coding sequence ATGAAGCTACAATCAGCGGGCATCCATCACATCTCGGCGATGGTTAAAGAACCGCAACGCACGATCGACTTTTACGGCGACGTCCTCGGACTGCGGTTTGTCAAACAGACGGTCAACTTCGATGACCCGGGGACATATCACCTCTATTTCGGGGATGAGGAAGGGACGCCGGGGACGGCGATCACGTTCTTCCCGATCCCCGGGTTGAATCAAGGCAGCGTCGGCAGCGGGCAAGTCGGTGTCACGGCGTACCTCGTTCCTGAAGGGAGCCTGACGTTTTGGGAAAGCCGGTTGAACGCGCACGGCGTCGGCACGGTCGCGACCGAACGGTTCGGCGAGCCGTCGCTCTTGTTTGAAGACCCGGACGGACTCGTCGTCGAGCTCGTCGCACGGAGTAGTTCGAAGCGGACGAAATGGGTCGTGCCGGGCATCACGACGGACGAGGCGATCATCGGCTTCGCCGGCGCGACGTTGTTGTCGAAACAGCCGGAGGCGACGGTGCGGCTCATGACCGAGTTGTTTGGCTTCGAGAAGGTCGGGGAAGATTCGGAATGGGTCCGGCTCATCGGGTCTGCCGACTACGGCAACGTCATCGACGTGAAAAAGACCGTCCTCCCGAACGGGGTTCCGGGGACGGGTACGGTTCACCATATCGCTTGGCGCGTCACAGATGGCGCGGACTACGGCACATGGCAAGACGCCATCTTCGAACGCGGGCTCCGGCCGACCGAGGTGAAAGAGCGGCACTACTTCCGCTCGGTCTATTTCCATGATGAGGGGCGCATCTTGCATGAGCTCGCGACGGACGCCCCGGGCTTCCTCGTCGACGAGACGATCGAGTCGCTCGGCACGGCGTTGCAACTGCCGGACTGGTTCGAGTCGAAACGCGACGCCATCACGAACACGTTACCACCTATCACGATTCCAAAAGGAGAGATACTATGA
- a CDS encoding alpha/beta hydrolase, with amino-acid sequence MIHQFIKGTTEATFVLLHGTGGTEQDLIPLAKELDPNVNILTLRGDVLENGMSRFFRRHAEGVLDLEDLKKQTERFLAFLDEAAAEYGIDRDKMIPLGYSNGANLIGSALYRENAFKASLLFHPMVPDRSLTLPSLSGANVFISAGERDPICPKTETEELTSTLRTAGADVELFYHGGGHELRMEEVEAARTWVTSYIG; translated from the coding sequence ATGATTCATCAATTCATTAAAGGCACGACCGAGGCGACGTTCGTCCTCTTACACGGCACAGGCGGGACGGAACAGGATTTGATTCCGCTCGCGAAAGAACTCGACCCGAACGTGAACATCCTGACGCTGCGCGGGGACGTCCTCGAGAACGGGATGTCGCGCTTCTTCCGCCGCCACGCGGAAGGCGTGCTCGACCTTGAGGACTTGAAGAAACAGACAGAACGGTTCCTCGCGTTCCTCGACGAGGCGGCCGCGGAGTATGGAATCGACCGCGACAAGATGATCCCGCTTGGCTATTCGAACGGTGCCAACTTGATCGGCTCGGCCCTCTATCGGGAGAACGCGTTCAAGGCGTCGCTCTTGTTCCACCCGATGGTGCCCGACCGTTCGCTCACGCTCCCGAGCCTGTCAGGCGCGAACGTGTTCATCTCGGCCGGAGAGCGCGACCCGATTTGCCCGAAAACAGAAACAGAAGAGCTCACATCGACACTCCGGACAGCCGGGGCGGACGTCGAGCTCTTCTATCACGGAGGCGGGCATGAACTGCGAATGGAGGAAGTCGAGGCGGCCCGGACGTGGGTCACCTCATATATCGGTTGA